Below is a window of Flavobacteriales bacterium TMED191 DNA.
AAGGATTTATTTTTTTTATTGCCATAATTACACGTTATTATAAAAATCTATACTATTTCCATCAATTAATTCAACAATAGCTTTTTTAAAAGCACTTTTTTTACCCCGAACAACACCTGCTTTAGTAAATTTACTTTTACTTTTACCATAATAATTCATAGTTCTCACGGATTTAACTTTAACATCATAAAGACCCTCTATTGATTTTTTAATATCAATTTTGTTAGCAGATTTAGATACAACAAATGCATATCTGTTAAAGAGTTCTGTTTGATTTGTTATTTTTTCAGTTACTAAAGGTTTTATTATTAAATCCATTTAAATTATTTTTTTAAATTTTTCAATGCACTTTCAACTATAATTAATTTAGAGGCATCTAAAATATTATAAACATTTATTTCACTTGCAGACACGACATTAGTTTTTGATAAATTTCGCGCTGATAATATAATAGACTTATTATTCTCAGATAAAACCAGCATAGTCTTTTCATTTACTACACCTAAGTTATTTAAAAGGGCAATATATTCCTTAGTTTTTGGAGTTTTGAAATCAAAATCTTCTACAACTAGTAGGTTTTTAGAATTCGCTTTATCACTTAGAGCCGAAAAACGTGCTAAATTCTTTACCTTCTTATTTAACTTAGAATTATAATCTCTAGGAATAGGTCCAAAAACACGACCTCCACCTCTAAACAACGGATTTTTAATACTTCCTGCACGAGCGGTTCCTGTCCCCTTCTGTTTCTTAATTTTTCGTGTACTACCAGTTATTTCACCTCTTTCCTTTGACTTACTAGTTCCTTGTCTATTATTTGCTCTGAATTGCTTAACTGCTAGATATACAGAATGATTGTGAGCTTCAACACCAAATATGGACTTATCAAGAGTAACTTGTCTTCCTGTGTCTTTTCCTTTAATATTTAATACTGGTAATTTCATTAGTTTGTAATATTTAAATATCCATTATTAGGTCCTGGAACAGCACCTTTTAATATGATTACATTTTTTTCTTTCAAAATCTTTAATACTTGTAGATTTTTAACTGTTACCTTCTTGCCGCCCATACGTCCACCCATACGCATGCCTTTAAATACTCTAGCTGGATAAGATGCAGCACCAATAGACCCAGGTGCTCTCATTCTATTGTGTTGACCATGTGTAGCATCACCAACTCCAGCAAAACCGTGTCTTTTCACAACGCCCTGAAACCCCTTTCCTTTACTAGTGCTAGTAACATCGACATATT
It encodes the following:
- a CDS encoding 50S ribosomal protein L23; translation: MDLIIKPLVTEKITNQTELFNRYAFVVSKSANKIDIKKSIEGLYDVKVKSVRTMNYYGKSKSKFTKAGVVRGKKSAFKKAIVELIDGNSIDFYNNV
- a CDS encoding 50S ribosomal protein L4; this encodes MKLPVLNIKGKDTGRQVTLDKSIFGVEAHNHSVYLAVKQFRANNRQGTSKSKERGEITGSTRKIKKQKGTGTARAGSIKNPLFRGGGRVFGPIPRDYNSKLNKKVKNLARFSALSDKANSKNLLVVEDFDFKTPKTKEYIALLNNLGVVNEKTMLVLSENNKSIILSARNLSKTNVVSASEINVYNILDASKLIIVESALKNLKK